Proteins encoded within one genomic window of Anopheles gambiae chromosome 3, idAnoGambNW_F1_1, whole genome shotgun sequence:
- the LOC1277770 gene encoding potassium voltage-gated channel protein Shaw isoform X2, with translation MNLMNNMDSENRVVLNVGGIRHETYKATLKKIPATRLSRLTEALGNYDPVLNEYFFDRHPGVFAQVLNYYRTGKLHYPTDVCGPLFEEELSFWGLDSNQVEPCCWMTYTQHRNTQETLAVLDRLDLDTEKPTDEEVAKKFGFEDAYNKGKVSWWQHLKPQIWSLFDEPYSSNAAKIIGIISVFFICVSIISFCLKTHPDMRVPYIRNITVKTANQNTSWVLDKTQTNAHIAFFYIECVCNAWFTFEIMVRFISSPSKLRFITSSVNIIDYIATLSFFIDLILQRFASHLENADILEFFSIIRIMRLFKLTRHSSGLKILIQTFRASAKELTLLVFFLVLGIVIFASLVYYAERIQINPHNDFNSIPLGLWWALVTMTTVGYGDMTPKTYIGMFVGALCALAGVLTIALPVPVIVSNFTMYYSHTQARAKLPKRRRRVCPVELSRPPRLPGQGGPGVCNTGSGKLPSSNAPSTGSMDQAIRRMNANRTITKDVILPKMETKEPVGNV, from the exons ATGAATCTTATGAATAACATGGACTCAGAGAACCGGGTGGTTCTCAACGTGGGAGGTATACGGCACGAGACGTACAAGGCGACACTCAAGAAGATCCCGGCCACTAGGCTATCACGACTGACGGAGGCACTGGGCAACTATGATCCCGTCCTGAACGAGTACTTCTTCGACCGGCACCCGGGGGTGTTTGCACAAGTACTCAACTACTATCG CACGGGCAAACTGCACTATCCAACCGATGTCTGCGGGCCGCTGTTCGAGGAGGAGCTTTCCTTCTGGGGCCTCGACTCCAATCAGGTAGAGCCATGCTGCTGGATGACGTACACACAG CATCGGAACACACAAGAAACGTTGGCTGTTTTAGATAGATTAGATTTAGATACGGAAAAACCGACCGACGAGGAGGTCGCGAAAAAGTTCGGTTTCGAAGACGCTTACAATAAGGGCAAGGTGAGCTGGTGGCAGCACCTGAAGCCACAGATCTGGTCACTGTTCGACGAGCCGTACAGTTCCAACGCTGCCAAG ATAATCGGTATCATATCAGTGTTTTTCATCTGCGTGTCGATCATATCATTCTGCCTGAAAACCCACCCGGACATGCGCGTCCCCTACATACGCAACATCACGGTCAAGACGGCCAACCAGAACACGTCCTGGGTGCTGGACAAGACGCAAACGAACGCCCACATTGCGTTCTTCTACATCGAGTGTGTCTGCAACGCGTGGTTTACGTTCGAAATAATG GTACGCTTTATATCGTCGCCAAGTAAGCTAAGGTTCATTACGTCATCTGTAAATATCATCGACTACATCGCGACGCTCAGCTTCTTCATCGATCTGATCCTGCAGCGGTTCGCGTCCCACCTCGAGAATGCGGACATCCTCGAGTTCTTCTCGATCATCCGCATCATGCGGCTGTTCAAGCTGACGCGCCACTCGTCCGGCCTGAAGATCCTGATCCAAACCTTCCGGGCGTCCGCCAAGGAGCTGACGCTGCTGGTGTTTTTCCTCGTGCTCGGCATCGTGATATTCGCCAGCCTCGTCTACTACGCCGAGCGCATCCAGATCAACCCGCACAACGACTTCAACAGCATCCCGCTCGGGCTGTGGTGGGCGCTGGTCACGATGACCACGGTTGGGTACGGTGACATGACGCCCAAGACGTACATCGGCATGTTTGTCGGTGCGCTGTGTGCGCTGGCCGGTGTGCTGACGATCGCCCTGCCCGTGCCCGTCATCGTGAGCAACTTCACGATGTACTACTCGCACACGCAGGCTCGGGCCAAGCTGCCGAAGCGAAGACGGCGCGTGTGTCCGGTGGAGCTGTCGAGGCCACCGCGGCTGCCAG GTCAAGGTGGCCCAGGTGTGTGCAATACCGGTTCCGGTAAGCTTCCTTCCTCGAATGCACCGAGCACGGGCAGTATGGATCAAGCGATCCGGCGGATGAACGCCAACCGTACCATAACGAAGGACGTCATACTGCCCAAGATGG AAACAAAAGAACCCGTGGGTAACGTTTAA
- the LOC1277770 gene encoding potassium voltage-gated channel protein Shaw isoform X1, whose translation MNLMNNMDSENRVVLNVGGIRHETYKATLKKIPATRLSRLTEALGNYDPVLNEYFFDRHPGVFAQVLNYYRTGKLHYPTDVCGPLFEEELSFWGLDSNQVEPCCWMTYTQHRNTQETLAVLDRLDLDTEKPTDEEVAKKFGFEDAYNKGKVSWWQHLKPQIWSLFDEPYSSNAAKIIGIISVFFICVSIISFCLKTHPDMRVPYIRNITVKTANQNTSWVLDKTQTNAHIAFFYIECVCNAWFTFEIMVRFISSPSKLRFITSSVNIIDYIATLSFFIDLILQRFASHLENADILEFFSIIRIMRLFKLTRHSSGLKILIQTFRASAKELTLLVFFLVLGIVIFASLVYYAERIQINPHNDFNSIPLGLWWALVTMTTVGYGDMTPKTYIGMFVGALCALAGVLTIALPVPVIVSNFTMYYSHTQARAKLPKRRRRVCPVELSRPPRLPGNCNTSQGGPGVCNTGSGKLPSSNAPSTGSMDQAIRRMNANRTITKDVILPKMETKEPVGNV comes from the exons ATGAATCTTATGAATAACATGGACTCAGAGAACCGGGTGGTTCTCAACGTGGGAGGTATACGGCACGAGACGTACAAGGCGACACTCAAGAAGATCCCGGCCACTAGGCTATCACGACTGACGGAGGCACTGGGCAACTATGATCCCGTCCTGAACGAGTACTTCTTCGACCGGCACCCGGGGGTGTTTGCACAAGTACTCAACTACTATCG CACGGGCAAACTGCACTATCCAACCGATGTCTGCGGGCCGCTGTTCGAGGAGGAGCTTTCCTTCTGGGGCCTCGACTCCAATCAGGTAGAGCCATGCTGCTGGATGACGTACACACAG CATCGGAACACACAAGAAACGTTGGCTGTTTTAGATAGATTAGATTTAGATACGGAAAAACCGACCGACGAGGAGGTCGCGAAAAAGTTCGGTTTCGAAGACGCTTACAATAAGGGCAAGGTGAGCTGGTGGCAGCACCTGAAGCCACAGATCTGGTCACTGTTCGACGAGCCGTACAGTTCCAACGCTGCCAAG ATAATCGGTATCATATCAGTGTTTTTCATCTGCGTGTCGATCATATCATTCTGCCTGAAAACCCACCCGGACATGCGCGTCCCCTACATACGCAACATCACGGTCAAGACGGCCAACCAGAACACGTCCTGGGTGCTGGACAAGACGCAAACGAACGCCCACATTGCGTTCTTCTACATCGAGTGTGTCTGCAACGCGTGGTTTACGTTCGAAATAATG GTACGCTTTATATCGTCGCCAAGTAAGCTAAGGTTCATTACGTCATCTGTAAATATCATCGACTACATCGCGACGCTCAGCTTCTTCATCGATCTGATCCTGCAGCGGTTCGCGTCCCACCTCGAGAATGCGGACATCCTCGAGTTCTTCTCGATCATCCGCATCATGCGGCTGTTCAAGCTGACGCGCCACTCGTCCGGCCTGAAGATCCTGATCCAAACCTTCCGGGCGTCCGCCAAGGAGCTGACGCTGCTGGTGTTTTTCCTCGTGCTCGGCATCGTGATATTCGCCAGCCTCGTCTACTACGCCGAGCGCATCCAGATCAACCCGCACAACGACTTCAACAGCATCCCGCTCGGGCTGTGGTGGGCGCTGGTCACGATGACCACGGTTGGGTACGGTGACATGACGCCCAAGACGTACATCGGCATGTTTGTCGGTGCGCTGTGTGCGCTGGCCGGTGTGCTGACGATCGCCCTGCCCGTGCCCGTCATCGTGAGCAACTTCACGATGTACTACTCGCACACGCAGGCTCGGGCCAAGCTGCCGAAGCGAAGACGGCGCGTGTGTCCGGTGGAGCTGTCGAGGCCACCGCGGCTGCCAGGTAATTGTAACACAA GTCAAGGTGGCCCAGGTGTGTGCAATACCGGTTCCGGTAAGCTTCCTTCCTCGAATGCACCGAGCACGGGCAGTATGGATCAAGCGATCCGGCGGATGAACGCCAACCGTACCATAACGAAGGACGTCATACTGCCCAAGATGG AAACAAAAGAACCCGTGGGTAACGTTTAA
- the LOC1277770 gene encoding potassium voltage-gated channel protein Shaw isoform X3, giving the protein MNLMNNMDSENRVVLNVGGIRHETYKATLKKIPATRLSRLTEALGNYDPVLNEYFFDRHPGVFAQVLNYYRTGKLHYPTDVCGPLFEEELSFWGLDSNQVEPCCWMTYTQHRNTQETLAVLDRLDLDTEKPTDEEVAKKFGFEDAYNKGKVSWWQHLKPQIWSLFDEPYSSNAAKIIGIISVFFICVSIISFCLKTHPDMRVPYIRNITVKTANQNTSWVLDKTQTNAHIAFFYIECVCNAWFTFEIMVRFISSPSKLRFITSSVNIIDYIATLSFFIDLILQRFASHLENADILEFFSIIRIMRLFKLTRHSSGLKILIQTFRASAKELTLLVFFLVLGIVIFASLVYYAERIQINPHNDFNSIPLGLWWALVTMTTVGYGDMTPKTYIGMFVGALCALAGVLTIALPVPVIVSNFTMYYSHTQARAKLPKRRRRVCPVELSRPPRLPGNCNTSQGGPGVCNTGSGKLPSSNAPSTGSMDQAIRRMNANRTITKDVILPKMA; this is encoded by the exons ATGAATCTTATGAATAACATGGACTCAGAGAACCGGGTGGTTCTCAACGTGGGAGGTATACGGCACGAGACGTACAAGGCGACACTCAAGAAGATCCCGGCCACTAGGCTATCACGACTGACGGAGGCACTGGGCAACTATGATCCCGTCCTGAACGAGTACTTCTTCGACCGGCACCCGGGGGTGTTTGCACAAGTACTCAACTACTATCG CACGGGCAAACTGCACTATCCAACCGATGTCTGCGGGCCGCTGTTCGAGGAGGAGCTTTCCTTCTGGGGCCTCGACTCCAATCAGGTAGAGCCATGCTGCTGGATGACGTACACACAG CATCGGAACACACAAGAAACGTTGGCTGTTTTAGATAGATTAGATTTAGATACGGAAAAACCGACCGACGAGGAGGTCGCGAAAAAGTTCGGTTTCGAAGACGCTTACAATAAGGGCAAGGTGAGCTGGTGGCAGCACCTGAAGCCACAGATCTGGTCACTGTTCGACGAGCCGTACAGTTCCAACGCTGCCAAG ATAATCGGTATCATATCAGTGTTTTTCATCTGCGTGTCGATCATATCATTCTGCCTGAAAACCCACCCGGACATGCGCGTCCCCTACATACGCAACATCACGGTCAAGACGGCCAACCAGAACACGTCCTGGGTGCTGGACAAGACGCAAACGAACGCCCACATTGCGTTCTTCTACATCGAGTGTGTCTGCAACGCGTGGTTTACGTTCGAAATAATG GTACGCTTTATATCGTCGCCAAGTAAGCTAAGGTTCATTACGTCATCTGTAAATATCATCGACTACATCGCGACGCTCAGCTTCTTCATCGATCTGATCCTGCAGCGGTTCGCGTCCCACCTCGAGAATGCGGACATCCTCGAGTTCTTCTCGATCATCCGCATCATGCGGCTGTTCAAGCTGACGCGCCACTCGTCCGGCCTGAAGATCCTGATCCAAACCTTCCGGGCGTCCGCCAAGGAGCTGACGCTGCTGGTGTTTTTCCTCGTGCTCGGCATCGTGATATTCGCCAGCCTCGTCTACTACGCCGAGCGCATCCAGATCAACCCGCACAACGACTTCAACAGCATCCCGCTCGGGCTGTGGTGGGCGCTGGTCACGATGACCACGGTTGGGTACGGTGACATGACGCCCAAGACGTACATCGGCATGTTTGTCGGTGCGCTGTGTGCGCTGGCCGGTGTGCTGACGATCGCCCTGCCCGTGCCCGTCATCGTGAGCAACTTCACGATGTACTACTCGCACACGCAGGCTCGGGCCAAGCTGCCGAAGCGAAGACGGCGCGTGTGTCCGGTGGAGCTGTCGAGGCCACCGCGGCTGCCAGGTAATTGTAACACAA GTCAAGGTGGCCCAGGTGTGTGCAATACCGGTTCCGGTAAGCTTCCTTCCTCGAATGCACCGAGCACGGGCAGTATGGATCAAGCGATCCGGCGGATGAACGCCAACCGTACCATAACGAAGGACGTCATACTGCCCAAGATGG CATGA